In Mus musculus strain C57BL/6J chromosome 1, GRCm38.p6 C57BL/6J, a single genomic region encodes these proteins:
- the Ly96 gene encoding lymphocyte antigen 96 isoform A precursor (isoform A precursor is encoded by transcript variant 1), translating to MLPFILFSTLLSPILTESEKQQWFCNSSDAIISYSYCDHLKFPISISSEPCIRLRGTNGFVHVEFIPRGNLKYLYFNLFISVNSIELPKRKEVLCHGHDDDYSFCRALKGETVNTSIPFSFEGILFPKGHYRCVAEAIAGDTEEKLFCLNFTIIHRRDVN from the exons ATGTTGCCATTTATTCTCTTTTCGACGCTGCTTTCTCCCATATTGACTGAATCTGAGAAGCAACAGTGGTTCTGCAACTCCTCCGATGCAATTATTTCCTACAGTTATTGTG ATCACTTGAAATTCCCTATTTCAATTAGTTCTGAACCCTGCATAAGACTGAGGGGAACCAATGGATTTGTGCATGTTGAGTTCATTCCAA gaggaaacttaaaatatttatatttcaaccTATTCATCAGTGTCAACTCCATAGAGTTGCCGAAGCGTAAGGAAGTTCTGTGCCATGGACATGATGATGACTATTCTTTTTGCAGAGCTCTGAAAGGAG agactGTGAATACATCAATACCATTCTCTTTCGAGGGAATACTATTTCCTAAG GGCCATTACAGATGTGTTGCAGAAGCTATTGCTGGGGATACTGAAGAAAAGCTCTTCTGTTTGAATTTCACCATCATTCACCGCCGTGATGTCAATTAG
- the Ly96 gene encoding lymphocyte antigen 96 isoform B precursor (isoform B precursor is encoded by transcript variant 2), with product MLPFILFSTLLSPILTESEKQQWFCNSSDAIISYSYCDHLKFPISISSEPCIRLRGTNGFVHVEFIPKLPKRKEVLCHGHDDDYSFCRALKGETVNTSIPFSFEGILFPKGHYRCVAEAIAGDTEEKLFCLNFTIIHRRDVN from the exons ATGTTGCCATTTATTCTCTTTTCGACGCTGCTTTCTCCCATATTGACTGAATCTGAGAAGCAACAGTGGTTCTGCAACTCCTCCGATGCAATTATTTCCTACAGTTATTGTG ATCACTTGAAATTCCCTATTTCAATTAGTTCTGAACCCTGCATAAGACTGAGGGGAACCAATGGATTTGTGCATGTTGAGTTCATTCCAA AGTTGCCGAAGCGTAAGGAAGTTCTGTGCCATGGACATGATGATGACTATTCTTTTTGCAGAGCTCTGAAAGGAG agactGTGAATACATCAATACCATTCTCTTTCGAGGGAATACTATTTCCTAAG GGCCATTACAGATGTGTTGCAGAAGCTATTGCTGGGGATACTGAAGAAAAGCTCTTCTGTTTGAATTTCACCATCATTCACCGCCGTGATGTCAATTAG